The following coding sequences lie in one Lolium perenne isolate Kyuss_39 chromosome 2, Kyuss_2.0, whole genome shotgun sequence genomic window:
- the LOC127335549 gene encoding BTB/POZ and MATH domain-containing protein 2 produces the protein MAASQRPTKRLESRCTAATERATLAFEIVGYSLHKGMGVGKFIQSTPVSVGGYEWCIRYYPDGEKNAEKKDCVSVFLQLLSKGTKVRALYDFRLVNLASGLSSSVVSCLESPKVFNPLDTTFAWGSCNFKKWSELEQSAYLQHDRLVIECDLTVIKEPIVAETAITTKLQTPPSDLSDNFGKLLETAEEADVTFDVKGEVFPAHKIVLATRSPVFKAELYGPMRDKQRLNITVEDIQPAVFKALLHFIYTDSLPPMDSLHGDDNKDMVKHLLVAADRYAMERMKIECEAILCKSLDVETVATTLALADQHHCSGLRDACAEFIVSSNRMDDVLASQAYAHLKRSCPAVVVDVLERATKSRKI, from the coding sequence ATGGCAGCATCGCAGCGGCCGACAAAAAGGTTAGAATCGAGATGCACCGCAGCGACGGAGAGAGCCACGCTCGCATTCGAGATCGTTGGGTACAGTCTGCATAAGGGCATGGGCGTCGGCAAATTCATCCAGTCCACACCAGTCTCTGTTGGCGGGTACGAATGGTGCATCCGCTACTACCCCGACGGAGAAAAAAACGCGGAGAAAAAGGACTGCGTCTCAGTCTTCCTGCAGCTCCTGAGCAAGGGCACCAAGGTAAGAGCCCTCTACGACTTTAGGTTGGTCAACCTGGCCAGCGGGCTGTCGTCGTCTGTGGTTTCCTGCTTGGAATCACCGAAGGTATTCAATCCTCTGGATACAACATTTGCTTGGGGTAGTTGCAATTTCAAGAAGTGGAGTGAGCTGGAGCAGTCAGCTTACCTGCAGCATGATCGTCTTGTAATTGAGTGTGATCTCACCGTAATCAAGGAACCAATTGTTGCTGAGACAGCCATAACTACGAAGCTTCAGACGCCACCCTCAGACTTGTCAGACAATTTTGGAAAACTTCTAGAGACAGCAGAGGAAGCAGATGTGACATTTGACGTTAAAGGAGAGGTTTTCCCTGCGCATAAGATTGTTCTTGCAACGAGATCACCAGTCTTCAAGGCAGAGCTCTATGGACCGATGAGAGACAAACAGAGACTGAACATAACTGTTGAAGATATCCAGCCTGCTGTTTTCAAGGCATTACTTCACTTCATCTACACGGATTCATTGCCTCCCATGGACAGTCTTCATGGCGACGATAACAAAGACATGGTCAAGCACTTACTTGTGGCTGCAGATCGGTATGCGATGGAGAGGATGAAGATCGAATGTGAAGCCATTCTTTGCAAAAGTCTTGATGTCGAGACTGTGGCAACCACGTTAGCTCTAGCTGATCAGCATCACTGCAGCGGGCTCAGAGATGCTTGCGCTGAATTTATCGTGTCTTCAAATAGAATGGATGATGTTTTGGCAAGCCAGGCGTATGCGCACTTGAAAAGATCATGCCCTGCTGTCGTAGTAGATGTCTTGGAGAGGGCAACAAAGTCTCGCAAAATTTAG